A single window of Butyricicoccus intestinisimiae DNA harbors:
- a CDS encoding integrase DNA-binding domain-containing protein yields MPKSSRRKDSKGRVLKTGESERKGSYVGYQYRFTDPITQKRVTIYAKTFITNIVNGGVSVKSAQYLAGYSNAQVTLDVYADSNVQQACDELSSLYRKSLD; encoded by the coding sequence ATGCCAAAGTCAAGTAGACGAAAGGATTCTAAAGGTCGTGTTCTGAAGACTGGTGAATCCGAAAGAAAGGGATCGTATGTTGGGTATCAATACCGTTTTACAGATCCAATTACTCAAAAACGAGTAACAATATATGCTAAAACCTTTATTACTAATATTGTTAATGGTGGGGTGTCCGTAAAGAGTGCACAGTATCTAGCTGGTTATTCAAACGCTCAGGTAACTCTGGATGTATATGCGGATTCTAATGTTCAACAAGCTTGTGATGAATTATCATCTTTGTATCGGAAATCATTGGATTGA
- a CDS encoding type II toxin-antitoxin system HicB family antitoxin, with translation MSSTSNGFLFKNCYGYCSILGNNLQGSSHRLKAVGGAYDKGRDLSMNNTIQYKGYVGSVEFSEENGVFYGKVMGIRSLISYEGENAKELLDDFHGAIDDYLETCKTEGKEPEIAFKGSFNVRLSPELHKKLFIYATAHQISINKYIEDTLADSPAAQITLV, from the coding sequence ATGAGCAGCACATCTAACGGTTTTCTCTTTAAAAACTGCTACGGTTATTGTAGCATATTGGGTAATAATTTACAAGGCTCCTCCCACCGCCTAAAGGCAGTGGGAGGAGCCTATGACAAAGGAAGGGATTTATCTATGAATAACACTATTCAATATAAAGGTTATGTTGGAAGTGTTGAATTTTCCGAAGAAAATGGCGTTTTCTATGGAAAGGTTATGGGAATTCGTTCCTTAATCTCTTACGAGGGCGAAAATGCTAAAGAACTTCTGGATGATTTTCACGGTGCTATTGATGATTATCTGGAAACTTGTAAGACCGAGGGAAAAGAACCCGAAATTGCCTTCAAAGGCAGCTTCAATGTTCGACTTTCTCCGGAGTTGCACAAGAAGTTGTTCATTTATGCTACGGCTCACCAGATTTCGATCAATAAATACATCGAAGATACTCTGGCAGATTCTCCAGCCGCACAAATTACTCTCGTGTGA
- a CDS encoding transposase encodes MQMYTTYSVKIKHYNSIFKETVAIYRHAVDYILNACLENWEEKPNGKRPSPPKAGYVYPSMYRSGMYNQTGDYTAQVKVYTRNTWDWININLRKSDIDYITKHCHDRKQCAPTLQKRGHEWFLDFPFEERRTLNDTTVFNQTIVAVDIGINTAATVSVMQSDGTILGRHFCKLPKETDHLMHSINRIKKAQQNGNNKTPRLWAKVKGINHDISVKAAEFIIKTAASYNADVIVFEHLDKIGRVRGSKKQRIRLWRSQEVQSIVTNKAHRLGMHISRVCVWGTSALAYDGSGRILRGKDAGFNAYQICKFPNGKIYNCDLSASYNIGARYFIREIIKSMDESSWLLIEAKIPQCSKRSTCTFATLINLNAELMSLVA; translated from the coding sequence ATGCAAATGTACACCACATACAGTGTAAAAATCAAACATTATAACAGCATTTTCAAAGAGACTGTTGCCATATACAGGCATGCTGTGGACTACATTCTTAATGCCTGCCTTGAAAACTGGGAAGAAAAGCCAAACGGCAAAAGACCTTCACCACCTAAAGCCGGATATGTTTACCCTTCAATGTACCGCTCTGGAATGTATAACCAGACCGGGGACTACACTGCACAGGTTAAGGTATACACCCGCAATACATGGGACTGGATTAACATCAACCTGCGGAAATCCGACATAGACTACATAACTAAACACTGCCATGACCGTAAACAGTGCGCCCCGACGCTCCAGAAACGCGGCCATGAGTGGTTTTTGGACTTTCCGTTTGAAGAAAGACGTACACTCAACGACACCACGGTGTTCAATCAGACTATTGTTGCTGTGGATATTGGCATAAACACGGCCGCCACGGTAAGCGTGATGCAGAGTGATGGCACTATTCTCGGAAGACATTTTTGTAAACTTCCTAAAGAAACAGACCATCTGATGCACAGCATTAACCGTATTAAAAAGGCACAGCAGAATGGAAATAACAAAACACCTAGATTATGGGCAAAAGTCAAAGGCATAAACCATGACATTTCGGTGAAGGCTGCGGAGTTTATTATTAAAACCGCCGCCTCTTACAATGCGGATGTCATTGTATTTGAACATCTCGACAAAATCGGCAGGGTACGCGGTTCAAAGAAACAGCGCATAAGGCTCTGGCGCAGTCAGGAAGTCCAGTCGATTGTGACTAACAAAGCCCACAGGTTAGGCATGCACATAAGCCGTGTCTGTGTATGGGGAACTTCCGCTCTTGCGTATGACGGCAGCGGTCGCATTCTCCGTGGCAAGGATGCCGGTTTTAATGCCTATCAGATATGTAAATTCCCAAATGGGAAAATATATAACTGTGATCTGTCTGCATCATATAACATTGGTGCCAGATATTTTATACGTGAGATTATAAAATCCATGGATGAGAGTTCATGGTTGCTCATTGAGGCAAAAATTCCTCAGTGCAGTAAGAGAAGCACCTGCACGTTTGCTACATTAATTAACCTTAACGCGGAGCTTATGTCCTTAGTGGCATAA
- a CDS encoding PIN domain-containing protein — protein sequence MVLLIDTNIVLDVLLNRPGFVKDSSMIWKICETEQAKGYISTLTYANMMYVMRKQLDPDRIEEVFRKLNLIFEFADFGSTVLERAVNMKWKDFEDAVQSATAESVHADYIITRNLKDFTQSKVMALMPTELLARI from the coding sequence ATGGTTCTGTTGATTGATACCAATATTGTGCTGGATGTTCTTCTGAATCGACCAGGATTCGTCAAAGATTCTTCGATGATTTGGAAGATCTGCGAGACGGAACAGGCAAAAGGATATATCTCTACATTGACCTATGCGAATATGATGTATGTCATGAGAAAGCAGCTTGATCCAGACCGGATTGAAGAAGTGTTTCGCAAGTTGAACCTCATTTTTGAATTTGCGGACTTTGGTTCTACTGTGTTGGAGAGAGCTGTGAACATGAAATGGAAAGATTTTGAGGATGCTGTTCAAAGTGCAACTGCTGAATCTGTTCATGCTGATTATATTATCACAAGAAATCTGAAGGATTTTACTCAAAGCAAAGTTATGGCGTTAATGCCGACTGAACTTCTAGCAAGAATCTAA
- a CDS encoding type II toxin-antitoxin system Phd/YefM family antitoxin — protein MITATATATEMQNNFGRYLNLVMSGQEIIVTKNGREVGRFIPKDAAVSYLTDSLTGILKEDYNLDEVKAESMREKYGSVD, from the coding sequence ATGATTACTGCAACCGCAACTGCAACTGAAATGCAGAATAATTTCGGAAGGTATCTGAATCTTGTGATGTCTGGACAGGAAATTATTGTAACAAAGAACGGACGGGAAGTTGGTCGTTTCATTCCGAAAGATGCTGCTGTATCTTATCTAACAGATTCTCTTACTGGAATTCTGAAGGAGGACTATAATTTGGATGAAGTCAAGGCGGAAAGCATGAGGGAAAAGTATGGTTCTGTTGATTGA
- a CDS encoding type II toxin-antitoxin system RelB/DinJ family antitoxin yields MATKKNMTLRIEPELKRQAAELFQSLGMDLSTATGIFYRQALRYHGLPFEVRIDEPNETTYQAMKVAENDEDMHGPFNSVADMMEALNA; encoded by the coding sequence ATGGCAACTAAAAAGAATATGACTCTGCGCATTGAGCCGGAGCTGAAGCGACAGGCAGCCGAACTTTTTCAGTCATTAGGAATGGATTTGAGCACTGCTACAGGTATTTTCTATCGTCAAGCATTACGCTATCATGGTCTACCGTTTGAAGTGCGTATAGACGAGCCAAATGAAACAACTTATCAGGCAATGAAAGTAGCGGAAAATGATGAGGACATGCATGGTCCGTTTAATAGTGTTGCAGACATGATGGAGGCTCTTAACGCTTAA
- a CDS encoding BsuBI/PstI family type II restriction endonuclease translates to MLIVGFRFNPTGKISIDSIKQFSESLAWETEVWIADMPDHMIHLNGDKFLGPRKSVTYD, encoded by the coding sequence ATCCTTATCGTTGGCTTTAGGTTCAATCCGACAGGGAAGATAAGCATTGATAGCATCAAGCAGTTTTCAGAATCTCTTGCGTGGGAAACGGAAGTTTGGATTGCCGATATGCCAGATCATATGATTCATCTAAATGGCGATAAATTTTTAGGACCGCGAAAGTCAGTAACCTACGACTAA
- a CDS encoding tyrosine-type recombinase/integrase, whose translation MEPKANDKDSLFISRNRNRITKCTVELLLVKKYIAAAGLDSAKYSAHKLRHTAATLMYQSTGDVRVLKEVLGHSNLNTTQIYVHVND comes from the coding sequence ATTGAACCTAAAGCCAACGATAAGGATTCATTGTTTATAAGCCGGAACAGAAATCGAATCACAAAATGTACTGTAGAACTACTTCTTGTGAAAAAATACATTGCTGCCGCGGGGCTGGATTCAGCAAAATATTCTGCTCACAAATTACGACACACAGCAGCCACCTTAATGTATCAAAGCACCGGTGATGTTCGTGTTTTAAAGGAAGTTCTTGGTCATAGTAATTTAAATACAACGCAAATTTATGTTCATGTGAATGATTAG
- a CDS encoding type II toxin-antitoxin system RelE/ParE family toxin translates to MLPVRFDPPAAKFIKKLKDKKLKKLYQEAIDKIREDYTIGEAKSGDLRDFYGYDIYYNKTNYELAYTIEHIDGELVVVVMAGTRENFYNELKRYIKR, encoded by the coding sequence ATGCTACCAGTACGATTTGATCCTCCGGCAGCAAAGTTTATTAAGAAGTTGAAGGACAAAAAACTAAAGAAATTGTATCAAGAAGCTATTGACAAAATTAGAGAAGATTATACAATAGGCGAAGCAAAAAGTGGTGATTTGAGGGATTTTTATGGTTATGATATTTATTATAACAAGACCAATTATGAACTCGCATATACAATTGAGCACATAGATGGCGAATTGGTCGTTGTTGTTATGGCCGGAACCAGAGAAAATTTCTATAATGAACTAAAAAGATACATAAAAAGATAA
- a CDS encoding AbrB/MazE/SpoVT family DNA-binding domain-containing protein: MPTTVTERGNTKMNRKVLSISSKRQITIPQKFYKSLGFGDEAECVVRGGELIIRPIKTVAGGEFAEQILADLIKEGLSGEKLLAEFKKRQAQIRPAAEAMLANAEDIAAGKAEYATYEDVFGTED; encoded by the coding sequence ATGCCTACAACTGTAACAGAAAGAGGGAACACAAAAATGAACAGAAAAGTTCTTAGTATTTCTTCAAAGCGACAGATCACAATTCCGCAAAAGTTTTATAAATCGCTTGGATTTGGTGATGAGGCAGAATGCGTTGTGCGAGGTGGTGAGCTTATTATTCGTCCAATTAAGACGGTTGCAGGTGGTGAATTTGCTGAACAGATTCTGGCCGATTTAATTAAGGAAGGCTTATCTGGAGAAAAACTGCTTGCAGAGTTCAAAAAACGTCAGGCACAGATTAGACCAGCTGCAGAAGCAATGCTTGCTAACGCTGAGGATATTGCGGCAGGTAAAGCTGAATATGCAACCTATGAAGATGTTTTTGGAACGGAGGATTGA
- a CDS encoding DUF5131 family protein, whose product MDREDLSENEIRVLDNKIYAEESKKAEAYPYGFVPTFHRYRLTEYEKKKGRTIFVCSMADLFGSWVPDEWIEEVFAACERALQHTYLFLTKNPKRYLTLALAGKLPAKANMWYGTTATTPDENFFWGGAWHTFVSIEPILRDYSGEIGKMCDTFAQWVIIGAETGNRKDKVVPEKSWLDEIVKTCIESNITVFMKDSLVPIVGEENMFRELLWDRTTWESEKGQEWLDRYYQAIDFRDTNLYNKIRSKETKK is encoded by the coding sequence ATGGATAGAGAGGATCTGAGCGAGAATGAAATTCGTGTTCTCGATAACAAAATTTATGCAGAAGAAAGCAAGAAAGCAGAAGCATATCCATATGGATTTGTTCCGACGTTTCATCGCTATCGCCTCACTGAATATGAAAAGAAAAAAGGACGAACCATTTTCGTGTGTAGCATGGCTGATCTGTTCGGCTCATGGGTGCCAGATGAATGGATTGAAGAAGTCTTTGCGGCATGTGAGAGAGCACTGCAGCATACATATTTATTTCTCACTAAAAATCCAAAGAGATACTTGACTTTGGCTTTGGCTGGTAAGCTTCCAGCTAAAGCTAATATGTGGTATGGAACCACAGCTACAACACCAGATGAAAATTTCTTTTGGGGAGGCGCATGGCATACATTTGTGAGCATTGAGCCGATACTAAGAGATTATAGCGGCGAAATTGGAAAAATGTGTGATACTTTTGCACAGTGGGTTATTATAGGAGCAGAGACTGGCAATCGGAAGGATAAAGTTGTTCCAGAAAAGAGTTGGCTGGATGAGATTGTGAAGACCTGTATTGAAAGTAACATCACAGTTTTCATGAAAGATAGTCTTGTCCCGATAGTGGGTGAAGAAAATATGTTTAGAGAACTCCTATGGGATAGAACAACATGGGAAAGCGAAAAAGGTCAGGAATGGCTTGATAGGTATTATCAAGCCATTGACTTTCGTGATACTAACCTTTATAATAAAATCAGAAGTAAAGAAACCAAGAAATAG